From one Candidatus Binatia bacterium genomic stretch:
- a CDS encoding secondary thiamine-phosphate synthase enzyme YjbQ, whose amino-acid sequence MRQDFTTIDVETRQPGLVEITGRVLAWLEGTGIDEGIVTVFIRHTSASLLIQENADPDVCSDLDAFLRRLVPEDSRLYRHTAEGDDDMPAHIRAALTATQLSIPLVAGELRLGTWQGIYVFEHRRGRFRRSVDLHVIGE is encoded by the coding sequence GTGCGCCAGGATTTTACGACGATCGACGTCGAGACACGGCAGCCGGGGCTCGTCGAGATCACCGGTCGCGTGCTGGCGTGGCTCGAGGGAACCGGGATCGACGAAGGCATCGTGACGGTGTTCATCCGCCACACCTCGGCTTCGCTGCTCATCCAGGAGAACGCCGATCCGGACGTATGCAGCGACCTCGACGCGTTTCTGCGGCGGCTCGTCCCGGAGGACTCTCGTCTTTACCGTCACACCGCCGAAGGCGACGACGACATGCCGGCGCACATCCGCGCCGCACTGACTGCAACCCAGCTTTCGATTCCGCTCGTCGCCGGAGAGCTGCGGCTCGGAACGTGGCAGGGCATCTACGTGTTCGAGCACCGGCGCGGTCGTTTTCGCCGCAGCGTCGACCTGCACGTGATCGGCGAGTGA
- a CDS encoding SRPBCC family protein, with amino-acid sequence MTFDERFETSASPELAFPYLANLNNAPAWDPSIPKVEQIIPGPVGLGTRFFVTVRMFGITNVFEYHVETWEPDRRAVLLGRGTTATATDTIVVTHHGGGSRVQWTVEVHLRGPLHLVEPVAAVFFKFNVRRAIANLKQKLDQLA; translated from the coding sequence GTGACTTTCGACGAACGCTTCGAAACCAGCGCGTCACCCGAGCTGGCGTTTCCTTACCTGGCCAACCTCAACAACGCCCCCGCCTGGGACCCGAGCATTCCCAAGGTGGAACAGATCATTCCGGGTCCCGTCGGCCTCGGGACACGGTTCTTCGTGACCGTGCGCATGTTCGGGATCACGAATGTCTTCGAGTACCACGTCGAGACCTGGGAGCCCGACCGTCGCGCCGTGCTGTTGGGCCGCGGCACCACGGCCACGGCCACCGACACCATCGTCGTGACGCACCACGGCGGCGGCTCGCGCGTGCAGTGGACCGTCGAGGTTCACCTGCGCGGCCCCTTGCACCTCGTCGAGCCGGTTGCCGCGGTGTTTTTCAAATTCAACGTCCGGCGAGCGATCGCGAACCTGAAGCAGAAGCTCGACCAGCTCGCGTAG
- a CDS encoding ABC transporter permease — translation MENPASAIQVSTAGDDAALVTLTGAWSIQGSLPAPEPSADEVTRLGRRSARYDASHIGRWDSGLLVFLLRFEQLLKDKGIAIDRGGLPEGVRGMLHLAEIVPEREGARATADEENLVARLGVRVTAVAEGGFEALEFLGTVVLAFGNLLRGRARVRRSDIALFMQEAGAEALPIVTLISFLVGTILAFVGAVQLQQFGATIYVANLVGVAMVREMGAMMTGIVMAGRTGASYAAQLGSMKVNQEVDALSTMGISALEFLVLPRMIALALMMPLLCLYSDAVGIVGGAFVGVLGLGLSPVTYYQYTQWAVSLNDLFGGIVKASVYGILIALFGCLRGMQSGTSSSAVGDATTRAVVSSIVAIISACGLFAVVFYALDI, via the coding sequence ATGGAAAATCCCGCTTCCGCGATCCAGGTTTCCACTGCCGGCGACGATGCCGCCCTCGTCACGCTGACGGGCGCCTGGTCGATCCAGGGCAGCCTGCCCGCGCCCGAGCCGTCCGCGGACGAGGTCACGCGACTGGGGCGCCGCAGCGCGCGCTACGATGCTTCGCACATCGGTCGCTGGGACTCCGGCCTGCTCGTGTTCCTGCTGCGTTTCGAGCAGCTGCTCAAGGACAAGGGGATCGCGATCGATCGCGGCGGCCTGCCCGAGGGCGTGCGCGGCATGCTGCACCTGGCCGAAATCGTCCCCGAGCGCGAGGGGGCGCGGGCGACCGCCGACGAAGAGAACCTCGTCGCACGCTTGGGCGTACGCGTGACTGCCGTTGCCGAAGGAGGCTTCGAAGCGCTCGAGTTCCTCGGCACCGTCGTCCTCGCATTCGGCAACCTTCTGCGCGGCCGCGCGCGCGTGCGCCGCTCCGACATCGCACTGTTCATGCAGGAGGCCGGCGCAGAGGCCCTGCCGATCGTGACGCTGATCAGCTTTCTCGTCGGCACCATCCTCGCGTTCGTCGGCGCCGTCCAGCTGCAGCAGTTCGGCGCGACGATCTACGTGGCCAACCTCGTCGGCGTGGCGATGGTCCGCGAGATGGGCGCGATGATGACCGGCATCGTGATGGCCGGCCGCACCGGGGCGTCTTACGCTGCGCAGCTCGGCAGCATGAAGGTGAACCAGGAAGTCGACGCGTTGTCGACGATGGGGATCTCGGCGCTGGAGTTCCTCGTGCTGCCGCGCATGATCGCGCTGGCCCTGATGATGCCGCTCCTGTGCCTCTACTCCGATGCGGTCGGGATCGTCGGAGGTGCCTTCGTCGGCGTACTGGGCCTCGGGCTGTCGCCCGTGACCTACTACCAGTACACACAGTGGGCCGTGTCGCTGAACGATCTCTTCGGAGGTATCGTCAAGGCCAGCGTCTACGGGATCCTCATTGCGCTGTTCGGTTGCCTGCGCGGCATGCAGTCGGGCACCAGCTCGTCGGCCGTCGGCGACGCGACCACCAGGGCCGTCGTCAGCAGCATCGTCGCGATCATTTCGGCCTGCGGCCTGTTCGCCGTGGTATTTTATGCCCTCGACATCTGA
- a CDS encoding HAMP domain-containing sensor histidine kinase, whose product MSLAAAAGRHGMRHRLHLQIYFALVMALGLFALATCVVWWIAPRDREADMFLAGVAQLVGDALPGADHPAAEQQDALSRLATKFGADLTLLDRGGAAVASIGEKLEAPRLPLRGGDDGSGIGHSPGHGMVAVLALPDGRRLLAARDSEHPYRPFRALLMIVMLAGALALASLPVAHRLTHRLERLRSGVDDLGRGDLKARVPVEGRDEIADLARSFNRAAERIEKLVHAQKDALAMASHELRSPLARMRVAIELAGESTRPEVRERIAHDIDELDELIGEILLASRLDASPQLERRDEVDLLALVAEEGARVGADVGGSAVSLRGDARLLRRLARNLFENARRYGGGSVIEAEVHTTDGIATLRVLDRGPGIPVEERERVFDAFYRRSGTSEGEGGGVGLGLALVQRIALGHGGSARALPRDGGGTIIEVALAMA is encoded by the coding sequence GTGAGCCTTGCCGCGGCTGCCGGCCGCCACGGCATGCGTCACCGGCTCCACCTGCAGATCTATTTCGCGCTCGTGATGGCGCTCGGCCTGTTCGCGCTCGCAACCTGCGTCGTGTGGTGGATCGCGCCGCGCGACCGCGAGGCCGACATGTTCCTGGCCGGCGTGGCCCAGCTCGTCGGCGATGCGCTTCCCGGTGCGGACCATCCTGCTGCCGAGCAGCAGGACGCGCTCTCGCGGCTGGCGACCAAGTTCGGTGCGGACCTTACCCTGCTCGACCGCGGCGGCGCCGCTGTCGCCAGCATCGGCGAAAAGCTGGAGGCCCCCCGCCTGCCGCTGCGCGGCGGCGACGACGGCAGCGGCATCGGCCACTCACCCGGACATGGAATGGTGGCCGTGCTGGCATTGCCCGACGGGCGCCGCCTGCTGGCCGCCCGCGACAGCGAGCACCCGTACCGCCCGTTCCGCGCGCTGCTGATGATCGTGATGCTCGCGGGCGCGCTCGCGCTCGCAAGCCTGCCGGTCGCGCACCGACTGACGCACCGGCTGGAAAGGCTTCGCAGCGGCGTCGACGATCTCGGACGCGGCGACCTCAAGGCGCGAGTGCCGGTCGAAGGCCGCGACGAAATCGCCGACCTCGCGCGCAGCTTCAACCGTGCTGCCGAGCGGATCGAGAAGCTCGTCCACGCGCAGAAAGACGCGCTGGCCATGGCATCCCACGAGCTGCGTTCGCCGCTGGCACGGATGCGCGTGGCCATCGAGCTGGCCGGTGAGAGCACCAGGCCCGAGGTGCGCGAACGCATTGCGCACGACATCGACGAGCTCGACGAGCTGATCGGCGAGATCCTGCTGGCAAGTCGGCTCGATGCGTCGCCGCAGCTCGAGCGTCGCGACGAGGTGGACCTGCTTGCGCTCGTTGCCGAAGAAGGAGCGCGTGTCGGCGCCGACGTCGGGGGGAGCGCCGTGTCGCTTCGCGGTGACGCGCGACTGCTGCGACGCCTTGCACGAAACCTGTTCGAGAACGCGCGCCGTTACGGCGGCGGCTCGGTGATCGAAGCCGAAGTGCACACAACGGACGGCATCGCGACTCTTCGCGTGCTCGACCGGGGACCGGGAATTCCCGTCGAAGAGCGAGAGCGGGTATTCGACGCGTTCTACCGGCGAAGCGGCACCAGCGAAGGCGAAGGCGGAGGAGTCGGCCTCGGCCTGGCGCTGGTGCAACGCATCGCGCTCGGGCACGGCGGCTCGGCGCGCGCGTTGCCGCGCGACGGCGGCGGAACCATCATCGAAGTGGCCTTGGCAATGGCGTGA
- a CDS encoding Spy/CpxP family protein refolding chaperone, whose product MNDTTIPALPPASHTPADDEAPPCTIRQKRRGFAAGVVLGILGAGLIGFAIGATMPAAEAAFGALAGPRSGGDGPVSAEDARDRADFVVSFALRHLDASTGQQEKVQKIVDGAVSDLFPVVERHRAAREELRSVLSAASIDRTAIENIRTQEISLADNMSKIVASAIADSADVLTPAQRSELLERLDRFRRRS is encoded by the coding sequence ATGAACGACACGACGATTCCCGCTCTTCCCCCTGCTTCCCATACGCCCGCGGACGACGAAGCCCCGCCCTGCACGATCCGCCAGAAGCGCCGCGGCTTTGCCGCCGGTGTCGTGCTCGGCATCCTCGGTGCCGGCCTCATCGGTTTCGCGATCGGCGCGACGATGCCGGCGGCCGAGGCCGCTTTCGGTGCCCTGGCAGGGCCGCGCTCCGGCGGCGACGGCCCGGTGAGCGCCGAGGACGCCCGCGACCGCGCCGACTTCGTCGTCTCGTTCGCGCTGCGCCACCTCGACGCATCGACCGGCCAGCAGGAGAAAGTCCAGAAGATCGTCGACGGGGCCGTGAGCGACCTGTTTCCGGTCGTCGAAAGGCACCGCGCCGCGCGCGAAGAGCTGCGCTCGGTGCTCTCGGCGGCCTCGATCGACCGCACCGCCATCGAGAACATCCGCACGCAGGAGATTTCGCTCGCCGACAACATGTCGAAAATCGTCGCGTCGGCGATCGCCGACAGCGCCGACGTCCTGACGCCCGCGCAGCGCAGCGAGCTGCTCGAAAGGCTGGACCGCTTCCGCCGCCGCTCCTGA
- a CDS encoding DUF6064 family protein gives MPLPLNVGRDEFLGVFTAYNQALWPAPEILSLIAFGTVCLALFPGPRRDRVAAALMSLLWAWSGLIYSSGFLSRITPLGYLFGGIFALQAAFLLHFGVLRHDVRFWAHNGPRHLAGIMLIFYALVAYPSLAALLGHAHPTSPSFGVPTPVTIFTFGMLLLTRAPYARVLFVVPLFWTIIGTWLAFELRIREDIGLIVAAALVLTMTPTEDDPDSIQTVQ, from the coding sequence ATGCCGCTGCCACTGAACGTCGGACGCGACGAATTCCTCGGCGTCTTCACCGCGTACAACCAGGCGCTGTGGCCGGCGCCCGAAATCCTGAGCCTCATCGCGTTCGGCACCGTCTGCCTCGCGCTGTTCCCCGGACCTCGCCGCGACCGCGTTGCCGCCGCGCTGATGTCGCTGCTGTGGGCATGGTCGGGGCTGATCTACAGCAGCGGGTTCCTGAGCCGCATCACTCCGCTCGGCTATCTCTTCGGAGGGATCTTCGCGCTCCAGGCCGCATTCCTGCTGCATTTCGGCGTGCTGCGCCATGACGTGCGCTTCTGGGCCCACAACGGTCCGCGCCACCTTGCCGGCATCATGCTGATCTTCTATGCGCTCGTCGCCTATCCTTCGCTGGCGGCGCTGCTCGGTCACGCGCATCCGACGTCGCCGAGCTTCGGCGTGCCGACGCCCGTCACGATCTTCACGTTCGGAATGTTGTTGCTCACGCGTGCGCCTTACGCGCGCGTGCTTTTCGTCGTGCCGCTGTTCTGGACCATCATCGGCACCTGGCTCGCGTTCGAGCTGAGGATTCGCGAAGACATCGGGCTGATCGTCGCGGCCGCGCTGGTGCTGACGATGACTCCGACCGAGGACGACCCGGACTCGATCCAGACGGTCCAATGA
- a CDS encoding nitroreductase family deazaflavin-dependent oxidoreductase, with translation MTQATKMPRPFTASEERIAKPLIHVMSAVNAWIYRLSGGRIGGRWMYNAPILLLVTTGRKSGQKRTAPLLYLEDGPRVVVVGSQGGMAGDPQWVKNVEADANVEIEIGATRRPMTARRGTNEEKERYWPLLCRMYPDYSDYQARTTRDIPVLILDPR, from the coding sequence ATGACCCAGGCCACAAAAATGCCGCGTCCGTTTACCGCCAGTGAGGAGAGGATCGCCAAGCCGCTGATCCACGTGATGTCGGCCGTCAACGCCTGGATTTACCGCCTGAGCGGCGGGCGCATCGGCGGGCGCTGGATGTACAACGCGCCGATCCTGCTGCTGGTGACTACCGGCCGGAAGTCGGGACAGAAGCGAACGGCGCCACTTCTCTACCTCGAGGACGGACCCCGCGTCGTGGTCGTCGGCTCCCAGGGCGGAATGGCCGGGGACCCTCAGTGGGTGAAGAACGTCGAAGCGGACGCCAACGTCGAGATCGAGATCGGGGCCACACGGCGTCCGATGACGGCGCGACGGGGGACAAACGAAGAAAAAGAGCGCTACTGGCCGTTGCTGTGCAGGATGTATCCGGACTATTCCGATTACCAGGCGCGTACGACGCGGGACATCCCTGTGCTGATCCTCGACCCGCGCTGA
- a CDS encoding response regulator transcription factor has protein sequence MAERILMIEDDRALSAMVAEYLAKSGMEVTARGDAASGQATLARSEFDAVILDVMLPDGDGLDVCRAIRAKSSVPILMLTARGEETDRIVGLELGADDYLPKPFNPRELLARLKAVLRRAGAAGRAPDSVLRFGRLEIDRDARVVRIDGAEKTMTGYQFDLLCALAENAGRVMTRDTIMNRVRGSEHEAFDRSIDVHVSRIRAAIEDDPQSPRRLLTIRGTGYLFARRQDEDSR, from the coding sequence GTGGCCGAGCGAATCCTGATGATCGAAGACGACCGTGCGCTTTCGGCGATGGTCGCCGAGTACCTGGCAAAAAGCGGCATGGAAGTCACTGCGCGCGGCGACGCGGCTTCCGGCCAGGCCACGCTCGCCCGTTCGGAGTTCGACGCCGTGATCCTCGACGTGATGCTGCCCGACGGCGACGGGCTCGACGTGTGCCGCGCGATCCGCGCGAAATCGTCGGTGCCGATCCTGATGCTGACCGCGCGCGGTGAAGAGACCGACCGCATCGTCGGACTGGAGCTCGGGGCGGACGACTACCTGCCCAAGCCGTTCAATCCCCGCGAGCTGCTCGCGCGCCTGAAGGCGGTGCTTCGCCGCGCAGGCGCAGCGGGGCGCGCACCGGATTCGGTGTTGCGGTTCGGCCGCCTCGAGATCGACCGTGACGCCCGCGTCGTGCGCATCGACGGCGCCGAAAAGACGATGACCGGCTACCAGTTCGATCTTCTGTGTGCGCTGGCGGAAAACGCCGGACGCGTGATGACGCGCGATACCATCATGAACCGCGTGCGCGGCAGCGAGCACGAGGCCTTCGATCGCAGCATCGACGTGCACGTCTCGCGCATCCGCGCCGCCATCGAGGACGACCCGCAAAGCCCGCGCCGGCTGCTGACGATCCGCGGCACCGGCTACCTGTTCGCAAGACGCCAGGACGAGGACTCGCGGTGA
- a CDS encoding thioredoxin family protein encodes MVQTASDMLELGTAAPDFRLVDAVGGRTFSLADLPQRLPLLVMFLCNHCPFVVHVRDQFAELQRDYEGRISIVAINSNSIASHPQDGPEHMRDLATRLGWKFPFLFDSTQEVAKAYHAACTPDFFLFESSGGQWRSLVYRGRLDASRPGSGVPVTGNELRAAIDAVLDGRHVDSDQHPSIGCNIKWAPGNEPDYFG; translated from the coding sequence ATGGTGCAGACGGCGTCCGACATGCTCGAGCTCGGGACGGCGGCGCCGGATTTCCGCCTCGTCGATGCCGTCGGCGGCCGCACGTTCTCGCTGGCCGATTTGCCGCAGCGGCTTCCGCTGCTCGTGATGTTCCTCTGCAACCACTGTCCGTTCGTCGTGCACGTGCGCGACCAGTTCGCCGAGCTGCAGCGCGACTACGAAGGGCGCATCTCGATCGTTGCGATCAACTCGAACAGCATCGCCAGCCATCCGCAGGACGGGCCGGAGCACATGCGCGACCTGGCCACCCGTCTCGGCTGGAAATTCCCGTTCCTGTTCGATTCCACGCAGGAGGTAGCCAAGGCGTACCACGCGGCGTGCACTCCCGATTTCTTCCTGTTCGAGAGCTCCGGCGGTCAGTGGCGCAGCCTCGTCTACCGCGGGCGCCTCGACGCCAGCCGCCCTGGCAGTGGCGTCCCGGTCACCGGCAACGAGCTTCGCGCCGCAATCGACGCGGTGCTCGACGGGCGCCACGTCGATTCGGACCAGCACCCGAGCATTGGCTGCAACATCAAGTGGGCGCCCGGCAACGAGCCCGACTACTTCGGCTGA
- a CDS encoding ATP-binding cassette domain-containing protein, producing MAFGDFVLMHDLNFTVRRGDVFVVMGASGCGKSTLLRHMIGLLEPAKGEVYYGDRSFTRASAEEREQMLRGFGVLYQSGGLWSSMTLAENVSLPLTEFTTLGPAQIREVASLKLALVGLAGFEDYYPSQISGGMQKRAGLARAMALDPDILFFDEPSAGLDPISSRLLDELILQLRESLGATVVAVTHELASIFTIATNSIFLDPETRTMIAEGNPRELRDSSPDPKVRRFLNRGDGSEEAGHVQEK from the coding sequence ATGGCGTTCGGCGATTTCGTGCTGATGCACGACCTCAATTTCACGGTCCGGCGTGGCGACGTCTTCGTCGTGATGGGAGCGAGCGGCTGCGGCAAGAGCACGCTTCTGCGACACATGATCGGGCTGCTCGAACCGGCCAAAGGCGAGGTCTACTACGGGGACCGCAGTTTCACTCGTGCATCGGCCGAAGAGCGCGAGCAGATGCTGCGCGGCTTCGGCGTGCTCTACCAGAGCGGCGGCCTGTGGAGCTCGATGACGCTGGCGGAGAACGTCTCGCTGCCGCTGACCGAGTTCACGACGCTCGGCCCGGCGCAGATCCGCGAAGTCGCCTCGCTCAAGCTCGCGCTGGTCGGGCTGGCCGGATTCGAGGACTACTATCCTTCGCAGATCAGCGGCGGCATGCAGAAGCGCGCCGGGCTGGCCCGCGCAATGGCGCTCGACCCCGACATCCTGTTCTTCGACGAGCCGTCGGCGGGGCTCGATCCGATCAGCTCGCGGCTTCTCGACGAGCTCATCCTCCAGCTGCGCGAAAGCCTCGGCGCCACCGTCGTCGCCGTCACCCACGAGCTGGCGAGCATTTTCACGATCGCGACCAACAGTATTTTCCTCGACCCGGAGACGCGCACGATGATCGCAGAGGGCAATCCCCGCGAGCTGCGCGATTCGTCTCCCGATCCGAAGGTGCGCCGTTTCCTCAATCGCGGCGACGGCAGCGAGGAGGCCGGACATGTCCAAGAAAAGTAA